The genomic window GCATCCGGGCTACCCATTCGACCCTTGAAATTGCGATTTGTCGTGGAAATGCATCGTTCGCCAGATGCGAGCAATCCTTGATGGGCTCCGAGGCATGGACCACAACCAGGATTAAGAATAATAGCGCCACTCCTCGCAAGCGAAGTGAGTATTCCACGTTCTGCGGCTTCAATATATGTTTCGCGAGATGCGGGAATCACGATAAATCGAACACTCTTGCATATTCTCCTTCCGTTCAAAATCTTAACCGCCGCCTCCAGATCTTCAAGACGTCCATTTGTGCAGGAACCAAGAACAGCTTGATCGATAGGTGTCCCGGCAATTTCCTCCACGGGTACAACATTATCAACAGAATGGGGCGTCGCCACCTGAGGTGAAAGGTTTGAGATATCAAATTCCTCAACTCTTGCGGGAGCGTCGGGATCGGAGCGAATGATCTCATAAGGGCTTTTGATTCTCTCCTTCAACCACTCCTCCGTCGTTTTGTCAGGAAATATAACACCTATCTTAGCTCCCATTTCCATACTCATGTTCGATAAGACCATTCTCGAGGCGATTGACATTCTATCTACACATTCGCCAGCGAATTCAACGGCCATGTAATTCGCACCCTCGGCACCAAGAGTCCCTATAATGTGTAATATGACGTCCTTAGCAGATACGCAATTCTTCAATTGGCCACGGATGATGATGCGAAGAGTTTCCGGCACCCTGAACCAAAGTTCTCCAGTTGCCCACGCAGCAGCCATTTCAGTTGCTCCGATGCCTGTTGCGAATGCACCAAACGCGCCATATGTCGTTGTGTGCGAATCTGTGCCCACAATGACTATTCCAGGCAACACATGGCCCTTTTCGGGAAGTACTTGATGACAGATACCTTCACCAGCATCGTAAAAGTACCTGATACCGGTTTTCTTTACGAAATTACGTATAAATTTGTGATTTTCAGCCGTCTTGATGCTATTGGCCGGCACCCGATGATCAAAGAGGATGACAATTCGGTTTGGATCCCAAACACGAGATGCGCCGATTTCCTCAAACGCTTTTATGACAAGAGCTGCGTTTTCATGAGACATTGCAAGGTCAATTTTTGCATCGACTATCTCGCCTGGTTCAACCGAACGACCGCATGCCCTTGAAAGAATTTTTTGAGCGAAAGTCAATGCAACCATGTGAGATGAGATCAACGCCCGCATATATTGGCATTACTCGTAAAGATTACAAAACGATGAAATAACAGTATCAAGTCAATTGCTCTCCTCCATATCAGAATTATGATGGGATGTCTTAGTTACGAAACCATTCTCATTGTCGTGCCCG from Methanomassiliicoccales archaeon includes these protein-coding regions:
- a CDS encoding 3-isopropylmalate dehydratase large subunit, which translates into the protein MVALTFAQKILSRACGRSVEPGEIVDAKIDLAMSHENAALVIKAFEEIGASRVWDPNRIVILFDHRVPANSIKTAENHKFIRNFVKKTGIRYFYDAGEGICHQVLPEKGHVLPGIVIVGTDSHTTTYGAFGAFATGIGATEMAAAWATGELWFRVPETLRIIIRGQLKNCVSAKDVILHIIGTLGAEGANYMAVEFAGECVDRMSIASRMVLSNMSMEMGAKIGVIFPDKTTEEWLKERIKSPYEIIRSDPDAPARVEEFDISNLSPQVATPHSVDNVVPVEEIAGTPIDQAVLGSCTNGRLEDLEAAVKILNGRRICKSVRFIVIPASRETYIEAAERGILTSLARSGAIILNPGCGPCLGAHQGLLASGERCISTTNRNFKGRMGSPDAEIYLASPETVAASALKGEITDPRGV